The segment TATATTTAAAGGAGCGTATAAATATGAAAATATTAATGCTATCTTGGGAATATCCACCTAAAAATGTTGGGGGATTATCAAATCATGTATATCATTTAGCACATAGTTTAGCAAGTATAGGACATGAAATTCATATAATTACTTGTCAAGAAGGAACAGCTGCTATTAAAGAAAATAGTAATGGAGTATTGGTTCATAGAGTAGAACCATATAAAATACCTACAGATGATTTTGTGAAATGGATAATGCAACTTAATTTTGCAATGATAGAAGAAGGTATAAGACTTATAAAAGAAGAAGGAAAATTTGATATTATACATTCTCATGATTGGCTTTCAGCATATAGTGCAAAAACATTAAAATGGGCTTTTAATATACCAATAGTTTGTACTATACATGCAACTGAATATGGGAGAAACAATGGAATAAAAACAGAAATACAAAGGTATATATCTTATGTGGAAGGCAATCTTGCCTATGAATCATGGAGAACTATTGTTTGTAGCAAGTATATGAGAGAAGAAATTAATAGATTGTTTTCAGAGCCTTGGGAGAAAATATGGGTTATTCCCAATGGAGTTAAGGTAAAAGAATTTCAGAAAAGTTTTAACAAGCAAAAATTTAAATTAAGATATGCAAAAGAAAATGAGAAGGTTGTCATATATGTAGGAAGACATGTTTTTGAAAAGGGTATACAGGTTTTAATAGATGCAATTCCTGATGTTATTAAAGAATATAATAATATTAAATTTGTTATATGTGGTATGGGAGCTATGACAGAGGAATTAAAAGTTAAAGTAAAAAATAGAGGACTTTTAAATAATGTAACCTTTACAGGATATATAAGTGATATTGAGAAAAAAATGCTTTATAGTATAGCAGACATAGCTGTTTTTCCATCTTTATATGAACCATTTGGAATAGTTGCATTAGAAGCCATGGCAGCTAAATGTCCTGTAATAGCTTCTGATGTAGGGGGCTTTTCAGAAATAATAAATCATAGAGTAAATGGAATGAAGTTTATATGTGGATGCTCTAATAGTTTAAAAGATAATATTTTAGAAATTTTAAGTGATGATATGCTTTCACATAATTTAAAAGAAAATGCCTTTAAAAATGTTATAGAAAAGTATTCTTGGACACATGTAGCATTATTGACAATTCAAGTTTATAAGGAAGTTTTAAATCAAGTGAAAGGAACTGAGTGGGAAAATAAAATTTAAAGAGGTGAAATAAGTTTATGAAGGCAGTAATAATTGCTGGCGGATTAGGAAATAGATTAAGACCACTTACATGTAGTATACCCAAGCCGATGATGCCTATTGCAGATAAACCGATTATACAGTATACAATAGAACTTTTAAAAAGAAATGATATAAAGGATATAGCTATAACTCTTCAGTATATGTCAGATTATATAGTAAATTATTTAGGTGATGGAAAGAAATTTGGAGTTAAAATAACATATTTTATAGAAGAAATGCCACTAGGAACTGGTGGTAGTGTCAAAAATGCTCATGAATTTTTGAATGACACATTTATTGTTATTAGTGGAGATGCTTTAATAGATATAGATTTATCTGAAGTAATTAAATATCATAAAAATAGAAAATCTATAGCAACATTAGTAACAAAAAAAGTTGATTTGCCATTGGAATATGGAGTTGTTATTACAGATAATAGCGGTAGAATTATTAAGTTCTTAGAAAAACCTAGTTGGAGTGAAGTGTTTAGTGATAAAGTTAATACTGGAATATATGTGTTAGAACCTAAAGTGCTTTCCTATTATGATGAAAATGAAAATTTTGATTTTAGTAAACATCTATTTCCTATGTTATTAGAAAATGAGGAACCAATGTTCGTATATACAACTAAAGGATATTGGTGTGATATAGGTAATATTGAAGAGTATCATAACTGCAATATGGATTTATTAAAAGGAATTATTAATTTAAAGCTCAATGGAAAAAAATATTTACAAAATATATGGGTAGGCAAAAATAGTATAATAAGTCCTAAAGTTAAAATAAATCCGCCTGTATTTATAGGAGAGAATACTAAAATATATGGTTCAGCGGAAATAGGACCATATACTATTTTAGGAAATAACAATATAATAAAATCCAATGTTTCAATAAAGAAAAGTATTACATTTGATAATTGTTATATTGGAGATCATTCACAAATAAGAGGAGGTATATTAGGTAAAAATGTTCAGATAAAAGATAGAACATCAATATTTGAAAATTCAGTAATAGGAAATAATACTATAGTTGAAAGTAAAGTTACTATAAATCCAGCAGTGAAGGTTTGGCCAAATAAATTAATAGATTCAGGATCAATACTAAGTTCAAATTATAAGTGGGGAGAAAAATATTCCAAGACTATATTTGGTAAAAAAGGTGTTAAAGGTATAATAAATGTTGATATAACCCCAGAATTTATATCTAAACTTGCATCATCAGCAGCTCAGTTATTAAATGATAATAAAAAGATAGTCATAGGATGTAGTGAAAATGTGGTGGGAGAAATGCTTAAGCATTCTTTGATTACTGGACTTTTATCTATGGGAGTTGAAGTATATGATTTAAATACTACGCCTAATATTGTTATAAGACATGCAGTTGTTTTTTTTAAAGCAGATGGAGCAATAAACATTACGGTGGATAAAGATAATCCTGAAAAAGTTACTATATTATTTATGAATAAAAATGGTATAGAAATTGATAAAGATATGAAAAGAAAAATAGAAAATAATTTTAATAGAGAAGATTTTAGAAGAGTAACTGGAGACGAAATAAAAAGAATTAAATACTGTGATGAAATATTAAAAGAGTATGTTAAAAATATTATAAAAAGATTAAATGTAGATCAGATAAAGAAAAATAACTATAATATTATTTTAAGTTGTAACAATAGTATAATTATTAATTTAATAAGAGAAATAGGATTAAAGATTCATGTAAATATTAAGATTTATAATAAATTAAAGCATATAACAAAACTTAAAGAGGAAGTCTTAAAAGAGAGTGCTAGCATGGGGATATATATAGATGATGAAGGTGAAAATGCAATTATTATAGATGAGTTAGGTAATGTAATAAAAGAAGAAAATTATAAAATTTTAAAATCATTTATTATGCTTAAAACATGTAAGTTTAGTACTCTCGCAGTGCCAGTAAATGAATCTAAAGCTATGGAAAGGATAGCATACATTTGTGGTGCAAAGTTCATAAGAACAAAAATATCTGAAGATAAGGTTTTAGAAGCGTATATGAATAAAGAAAAAGATTTAAGTGTGGATGAGATTATCAATGAATATTTATTTACTTTAGATGCTATAGGAACTTTTATATTTATATTAAATTTGATGGCAGCGTATAAAGTTAAAATATCAAAAATAAATAGTATATTGCCTAAGTATTATAATTATAAAAAACAAATTTATTGCCCGTGGAATAAAAAAGGAAAAGTCATGAGAAATTTGATTGAAGGCAATGACTTTAATGTTTTAGAAATCATAGAGGGAGTAAGTATTAATTATGAAGAAGCATGGGCTTTAATCCTTCCAGATAGTGATGAACCCTCATGTAAGATTTATATTGAATCAAAAGATAAATCTAAGGGAAAACATATAAGGCATGAGTTAGATAAAAAAATACAGAAAATATTAAATGAAAATAATTATAGTGAGGAATCCTCATAAGTACCTTTTAAAATATAATAAGGTGCTTATGAGGATTTTTTACAGAAAATACTAAAAAATATATGAATTCTATATATATTTTTAGAAAAATAAAGATATTGTTGAAATTTATACCAAATAAATATATAATGTTTAACTGGGTAAAAAAGAAATATGTGAATTAAAATACATTTTATTAAAGGGGAGAGGTTAGTGTGTTTACTAATGTACATATGATAGGAGTTGGAAGTTACCATCCTAAAAAAGTAGTTGAAAATAAGCATTTTATAGAACACTTTAAAGAATTTAATTTACATCATAAAGCTGAAATGCTTATGAATAAATTAGGAAGAAAAAAATTAACATTAGCAAAGCATAATGAAAATGGAATAACAATGTCTGTTTCAGCAGGAAAAGATGCTTTAAAAAAGGCAAATCTGTCTGTAGAAGATATAGATATGATTATATCAGCTAGTGATACACCAGAATATTTAACACCATGTTGTGCACTTATAATTAGAAATAAGTTAGGTGCTAAAAATGCTAAAACAGTATTTGATGTGAATTGTGATTGTATAGGAATGTTACATGCTATAGATATAGCTAGTAAATATTTAAAAACGGATAAAAATTATAAACGAGTCCTTGTAGTTGGGTCATTATTAATTAGTCCTTTTGCTCGTGAAGATGACATAATAGTATACTCTACTATTGGAGATGGTGCTGCAGCTATGATACTTGAAGCAAGGGAAGAAGAGGAAGAACGTGGATTTTTAGGTTCTAGAGCATTTACCGACGATAGCTATAATGAAACAATAAGATTTCCAGCATGTGGATTATCAAATATACCTAATGAAAATATAAATGGATATGAAAGAAAGATGTGTTGGAAGCCATTTTCAGTAGATTTTCTTTCTAAAAATTGGACAAAACTTATAACAAATTTATTAAAAGAGCATGCTCTAAAACCGGAAGATGTAGAACATTATTTTATGTCACAATTCTCAAAAGAAGAAGTAATAACTACCATGAATAATTTAAATGTTAAACATGATAGAGCAATTTTTGTAGGAGATAAATATGGATATACTGGACCTACGAGTCCTGTAATGGCATTGGATGATAAACTAAAGGAAAGCTCATTTAAAAAAGGAGATTTATGTGTATTTTGTTCTGTAGCTGGAGGATATAGTATGTCTGCATTACTTTATAGATGGTAAAAATTTAGTTATAAAAATTCTGTAGTATAATTTTATTACAGAATTTTTATGATTTTATATGAAAATATCATATTTTTAGAAAATTTTTAATAATTTAATAAATAAACACGCATTTATTTGAAAAAAAATCAACGATACTATATAAACTTTAATAATTATGTGATATTATATATTCAATTAAGAAATTTCTAGGAGGTTTGTTTCATGGACGCTAACAAATATGTACAAAAAGTATTTGATGAATTATTAGAGAGAAATCCAGGTCAAGCTGAATTCCACCAAGCAGTTAAAGAAGTTTTACATTCTTTAGTACCTGTAATGGAAAAGCATCCTGAATATATTGAAAATGGTATTTTAGACAGAATAGTTGAACCAGAAAGACAAATAATGTTCAGAGTACCTTGGGTTGATGATAATGGTAAGGTAAGAGTAAATAGAGGATTTAGAGTACAATTTAATAGTGCTATAGGACCTTATAAAGGTGGATTAAGATTCCATCCAAGTGTAAACTTAAGTATAATAAAATTCTTAGGATTTGAACAAATTTTTAAAAATTCTCTTACAGGTCTTCCAATAGGTGGAGGTAAAGGTGGTTCTGATTTCGATCCAAAAGGAAAAAGTGATATGGAAATCATGAGATTTTGCCAAAGCTTTATAACTGAACTTTATAAGTACATAGGACAAGATACAGATGTTCCAGCTGGTGACATTGGAGTAGGTGGAAGAGAAGTTGGATACATGTATGGTCAATATAAGAGAATTAGAAGCATGTATGAAGCAGGAGTTTTAACTGGTAAGGGATTAACTTTTGGAGGAAGCCTTGCTAGAACAGAAGCTACAGGTTATGGTCTTGTATATTTCGTAAATGAAATGTTACAAGATAAAGGTATGAGTTTTGAAGGTAAAAAAGTTGTAGTATCTGGTTCTGGTAATGTTGCAACTTACGCAATACAAAAGGTACAAATGTTAGGTGGAACAGTAGTTGCATGTAGTGACTCTAATGGATATATATATGATAAAAATGGAATTAATTTAGATACATTAAAACAAATAAAAGAAGTAGAAAGAAAGAGAGTAAAAGAATATATTAAGTATCACCCAGAAGCTGAATATCATGAAGGAAAAGGCATTTGGAATATATCTTGCGATATAGCTCTTCCATGTGCAACTCAAAATGAATTAAATGAAGAAGATGCTAAAGTATTAGTTAAAAATGGAGTAATAGCAGTAGGAGAAGGTGCAAATATGCCATCAACTTTAGAAGCTATTTCTGTATTCTTAGAAAATGGAATATTATTTGCACCTGCAAAGGCAGCTAATGCTGGTGGAGTTGCTGTTTCAGCACTTGAAATGTCTCAAAATAGTATGAGATATTCTTGGTCATTTGAAGAAGTTGATGAAAAGTTACACAATATAATGAAAAATATATACAAAAATGCAGTAGAATGTGCAGAAAAGTATGGTCATAAAGATAACCTAGTAGTAGGAGCTAATATAGCAGGATTTATAAAAGTTGCTGAGGCAATGCTTGCTCAAGGAATAGTATAGTAAAAAATAAAACGGTATTATGAATATTCCATAATACCGTTTATATTTTTACATTTTTACACTAAAACTATTAGAAAATCAAATAATATATGGTATAATTAATTATCATATAAAGCACATTTAGGAGTTGATAAATATGACAGAAGTAGGATACATAACTTCTGTAAATGGTAGATATGCTTCAGTGAATTTTAAGAGAAAGTCTGGATGTGGAGATAATTGTGCTACTTGTAAATCAGCATGTAAGGCATCCGCTATAACCACTGACATAGAAAATACTGTAGGAGGAAAAGTTGGAGATAAAGTAAAGGTGGAAATGGAACAGAAAACCTTTGATAAAATGGTATTTTTAGTTTATATTTTTCCACTTATTATGATGATATGTGGTATTGGAATAGGTACTGTTATATTTTCTTCAGCAGGATATAAGAATCACGAAATGTTAAGCTTTTTATTAGGAATAGTTACACTTGCTATATCATATGTTATTCTACATTACTTCAATAAGAAGAATGCTAAAAAAAATAATTATTCTTTAAAAATTATAGAAGTAATTGAGGAAAAACCTAATAAATAACGAGTGAATAGAAATATAATAATAATTTTTATATATTTCTTAGTAAAATTATAAAACTGCTTAAAAAGCAGTTTTGTTTTTATGTTGATATACATACTAAAAAATCTAGAAAAGGGGAAATAAAATGCTAGAATTAAAGAACTTATCATTAGAAGTTGAGCAAAATGATAAAAAAGTTAGTATTTTGGATAATATAAATTTAACATTGCAGGATAATAAAATTTATGTTATTACAGGACCTAATGGGGGAGGTAAATCATCTCTATGTAAAATGATGATGGGAATATATAAATCTACTTCAGGTAACATAATTTTAGATGGAGAAGACATTACAAGTCTTGATATAACGGAAAGAGCTCAAAGAAAGATTGGATATGCATTTCAACAACCACCATATTTCAAAGGTATGACAGTAAGAGGATTTTTAAATCTTGCAGGAAGAGAAAGCAAAGAAAAAGTTGATGTACATGAATTATTAGCGGATGTTGGACTTTGTGCTAAAGATTATATAGATAGAGAAATTAATTCAAGCCTTTCAGGTGGAGAACTTAAAAGAATAGAAATAGCGTCAGTACTTGCTAGGGATTTAAAATTAGCAATTTTTGATGAACCGGAAGCTGGTATAGATTTATGGAGTTTTCAAAGACTTGTTGAAACTTTTACTACTATGCATAACAACAGAAACACTACAATAGTAATAATTTCTCACCAAGAAAGAATAATTAACTTAGCCGATGAAGTTATTGTTCTAGCTAATGGTAAGATACAAAAAACTACAAGTAAAGAAGACATCATAAGTGAAATAAAGGCTCAAGCAGCTTGTGATTATTGTGAAACCTGTGAAACAAGGAGGTAGAGAGTATGCAAGAATCAATACAAGAAAAAATATTAAATAAAATAGATGATACTACTGATTTATATAAAGGGGCTCATAATATCAGAAGCAATGGTGAGTCTGTAAGTAGAAATACTACAAGAAATATAACTGTAAAGAGCAAAGAAGATAAATCTGGATTAGATGTAATTGTAAATGATAATACTAAGAATGAAAGCGTTCACGTACCGGTTATAGTTTCTAATGTAAATGCTAAAGACAAAGTATATAATACTTTTAAAGTAGGAAAAAACTGTGAAATAAATATAGTTGCTGGATGTGGAATTCATAACTGTACGGCTCAAAAAACAGAACATGAGGGAATTCATGATATATATATAGGAAAAGGGTCTCATGTTAAATATATTGAGAAACACTATGCTGAAAGTGATGGCAAATCTCAAAAGATATTTAATACTAAAACAATAGTTGAAGTTCAAGAAGATGCTACATTTGAAATGGATGTAGTTCAAATAAAAGGTGTAGATAATAGTAAAAAAGAATTAAACATAAAATTACACAAAAATGCACATTTAATTATAACAGAGAGAATGTTTACTGATGAAGAACAAGTTGCTGATTCAAAAGTTAATATAGAACTTATTGGAGAAGATTCTTCAGCTCAAATAGTATCTCGTTCTGTTGCAAAAGATAGTTCAAGACAAACATTCTATTTTATGATGAAGGGCGATAATAAGTCTAGAGGACATATTGAATGTGATTCTATAATAATGGACAAAGCTAGAGTTACATCAATACCGGCCCTTGATGCCAACTGTGAGGATGCAGAATTAATTCATGAAGCTGCAATTGGAAAGATAGCCTCAGAACAGTTAATGAAACTTATGTCTTTAGGACTTACAGAAAAAGAAGCTGAAAATACTATATTAAAAGGATTCTTAAAATAATTTATATTAGATATAGAAAATATAAGAATAAAGGCCATTAAATGATTTTAAAATCATTCAATGGCTTTTATTCTTTCTTGAGTTTTCTTTAATATTTCAGTAGGATATCCTAGAAATTTTAATATTTTTACAGCATTTCGAGTAGGTGATATACCTTCTTTAATTGTATAGTCAAAAGTAAGGCCAGCGTTGGTAACATCTTCTTTAAAATAATAACATTTATATCCCGTGGACATTGTAGTAAGTTGCAAATCATGAGTTGCAACTATTGCTAGAGCATTATGGTTTGATAAATAATTTAATATTTCACATGATGCACTTATTCTTTCAATGGGGTTAGTACCTCTATAAATTTCATCAATCATACAAAGACAAGGTATTTTTTCTTTACTTGAGTTTATTATTCTAAGTAATGCTTCGGCTTCAGCTAAGTAATAGCTTTTGCCTCCAAGCAAATCGTCACCAGGTTTAATGGAAGTTACTATGTTGAAGAAACTACTAGAATAAGAATCAGCAACACAAGTGTATATAGTTTGGGCTAAAATAGCATTTGCTCCTACAGTTCTTAAAAATGTGGATTTACCAGACATATTTGAACCTGTTATTATTATTCCGTGATTATTTATACTTATGGAGTTAGGAACGGGATTTTTTATTAAAGGATGAATTAAGTTAGTGGTATAAAGAAATTTACCTTTATGTGTAAGAGAAGGTTGAATATATTTATTTAAACCATCTCTATAAGATGCAATAGATATAAGTGCATCTATTTCTCCCAAGGTTAAATATAATTCTAATAACTCTTTTTTATATTTTATTATTGTATCAATTGATTTAAAATAACTTATTTCTTTAATAAGAAATAATATGTTTATATAGTCACCAAATAAATCAACACTATCCAATCTATTTATAATTAATGTATTTTTACGTATAGTATTTAATTTTTTAATAAGTGGTATCAATTTATTTGCATAGTCTTGTAACTCCGGACAGTTAAGTGTACATATATTTGCTGATGTGCTTATAGCGTTACCAAAGTAAACTACAGATAAAACTTCTTCTTTAATAATGCGATCTAGTTTATAGTGAATATACATATTAAAAAAAGATAAAAGTAATATTACTAGGCTGGTTTTCAAAAATCCTATAATAGAACACATTATTAATGAGAGAGCAAATGATATAGAACAGATATAAGAGATAGATTTCAAATAAGGATGTTTAATGATTTCTTTAAATAAAATAGTATCAATATAGGCATTAGTTTTACCTAGTTTATGTAGTGATAAAGATATATTTTCTCTTATGTTTTTATTATTTTGAAAAAAATCTATTATAGTATCTCGTTTTTTTAGTAAAGATTCGTCAGTAGTAGGTGTTCTTAAAATTTTATATAGAACTTGTTCACCTGGATTTGAAAATGTTCTATCCATTTGGCAAAACATATCATCCATATTTAAATCTGCCCATGTAATATCATCGATTCCATCAGATGCATTATGTATGTAGTTAAAAAATGATTTAATTTTATCTAAATTACGTTTTCTTTTTATAGGTTTTCCATAAGCAGATTGTATGAATTTTAAATTTCTTTTATTAAAATAAGATTTTATACGTTTTGTAATTAGCATAAGAAGACGCCCTCCATTTCAGTATAATAGTACTACTTAGGGGTCAAAATGTCAATGATGGTACAATATGGTATAAATTTGTTTAAATTTGTAAATATACAGTAAGAACTAGGAAGGTATCTTCCTAGTTCTTACTGTATATTTTATATTATAGAATATATAAAGAATTATATATAATAATTAATCATCTTCTCGTAAAATGTTAATATTTTTACCGTCCATAACTTTATTCATGTTTCTAACAGCACACATCTTACCACACATAGTGCAAGTATGTTCATCTTCAGGAGTTGATTCTGCTCTATAACGTTTAGCTTTTTCAGGATCTATTGCAAGATCAAACATAGTACTCCAATCTAAATCACGTCTAGCCTTACTCATTTTGTTATCCCATTCTCTTGCACCTTTAATTCCTTTAGCTATATCAGCAGCATGAGCAGCTATCTTTGTAGCAATTATTCCTTCTTTCATATCTTCAAGATTAGGTAATCTTAAATGTTCAGCAGGAGTTACATAGCATAGGAAATCTGCTCCACATGAAGCTGCAATAGCACCACCAATAGCACTTGTAATATGGTCGTATCCAGGAGCTATGTCTGTTACTATAGGTCCTAAAACATAGAAAGGAGCACCATGACATAATTTTTTCTCAAGTAGCATATTAGCCTTAATTTCATCTAATGACATATGTCCAGGACCTTCGATTATAATTTGTACATTTCTTTCCCAAGCACGTTTAGTAAGTTCCCCTAAAGTTATTAGTTCTTTTATTTGACTAGGGTCAGTAGAATCTTGTATACATCCAGGACGACAAGCATCACCTAAACTTATTGTAACATCATATTTTTCACATATATCAAGTACTTTATCAAAGTGCTCATAAAAAGGATTTTCTTTATTGTTTAATTGCATCCATGCAAAAAGTAAACTTCCACCTCTAGAAACTAGGTTAGTAAGTCTTCTATTTCTCTTAAATATTTCTGCTGTTTCACGATTTATTCCACAGTGTATTGTCATGAAGTCAACGCCGTCTTTAGCATGTTTTTCTACAACATTAAGTAATTCTTCAGCAGTTATATCTTTAAGTTCCTTATCGTAAAAACCTATAGCGTCATACATAGGAACGGTTCCAATCATAGAAGGAGCATAATCTACTAGCTTTTTTCTAAAGTCTTCAGTTTTTCCATAACAGCTAAGATCCATTATAGCTTCAGCATTCATGTCTATAGCTGTTTTAACTTTTTCAAATTCTTTTTCTACATCACAGCAGTCTTTAGAAATACCAAGATTAACATTAATTTTAGTTTTTAATCCTTGTCCAACGCCTTCTGCACTTAAAGACTTATGATTTTTATTAGCTGGTATTGCAACTTTACCAGAAGCAACTAGAGACATTAATTTACTAATTTCCATATTTTCTTTTTTGCATACAATCTCCATTTCTTTAGTTACTATACCACGTTTAGCAGCATCCATTTGTGTTGTGTAATTCACAATCATCCATCCCTTCGATATTTTCTTATAAAAAAATAAGCCTTCTACCAAAGAAGACTTATTTACTAATAGATAACATAAAATCCTAAAATTTCATGTTGTGTTTATACAATTAGTTTAGTTGCTTCCCTACGGTAGTACTAACTACATCAGGTTCTAAGGGTCAGGATTACATCCTTCTCAGCCAAAGGCTCCCCCGCAAAACGAGTAAATATTATATTTTATACAATTTAAGTATAGGGCATTTTTATAAATTTGTAAATGAAATTATTCTTACTAATAAGAGTATTATTATCTAGTTAGAATTAATGTAATACAAAACAAACATTGTAAATATATATTTATAGTAGTTATTGTTGATAGGGGGGAGAGATAATGGGAAATTATAATTCTCAATATGAGAATTATTATAGAGGTTTTGTTAATAAAAATAATAATAGGATTAATAAAGAAAGAGCATACAATGGACATAATAAATTAATTAATAGTAGTAAAAGTAGAAAAAAAATTGTAACTAGAAGGATAATTCAAGATTTATTAGGGGTTTTCATAATGCTTGTTTTTGTAATTGTATGTAAATTTATAGTAACTCCACAAACTACAGCAGCATATAGTTATTGTAAAGATGTTGTTAATACAAATGTTGATTATAAAAAATTTATAACTAAAGTTAAAACAATAGAAAAAGGCAAAAGTGTACAAGATACGATGGTAGATTTAATAGATAAAGCTAAAGCTAAGTTTATGGGTGGAGAAACTATAAAACAAAAGATAAAAGAAAAATTTACACTACCTACTAATGGAGATATAAAGAATAACCGAGATGGACTACATCTACAAGTAAGTTATGAAGGAAAAATTTTAGCAAGTTATGATGGGATAATAAAAGAATGTGGTTGTAATAATGAAGTTGGAAATTATATTTTAATAGACCATGGTTCAGGATTAGAAAGCGAATATTATAGTTTGAATGATGTAGTAGTGAAAAAAGGAGAAAAAGTAAAAAAAGGAGATATTATAGCTGAAAATCATAGCCAAGATGAAAAAAAATATATAGGCTTTAAGATATTATTTATGGGTCAAAGTAAAGGGTTAGAAAGAATTTTAGG is part of the Clostridium botulinum genome and harbors:
- a CDS encoding glycosyltransferase family 4 protein, with the protein product MKILMLSWEYPPKNVGGLSNHVYHLAHSLASIGHEIHIITCQEGTAAIKENSNGVLVHRVEPYKIPTDDFVKWIMQLNFAMIEEGIRLIKEEGKFDIIHSHDWLSAYSAKTLKWAFNIPIVCTIHATEYGRNNGIKTEIQRYISYVEGNLAYESWRTIVCSKYMREEINRLFSEPWEKIWVIPNGVKVKEFQKSFNKQKFKLRYAKENEKVVIYVGRHVFEKGIQVLIDAIPDVIKEYNNIKFVICGMGAMTEELKVKVKNRGLLNNVTFTGYISDIEKKMLYSIADIAVFPSLYEPFGIVALEAMAAKCPVIASDVGGFSEIINHRVNGMKFICGCSNSLKDNILEILSDDMLSHNLKENAFKNVIEKYSWTHVALLTIQVYKEVLNQVKGTEWENKI
- a CDS encoding sugar phosphate nucleotidyltransferase gives rise to the protein MKAVIIAGGLGNRLRPLTCSIPKPMMPIADKPIIQYTIELLKRNDIKDIAITLQYMSDYIVNYLGDGKKFGVKITYFIEEMPLGTGGSVKNAHEFLNDTFIVISGDALIDIDLSEVIKYHKNRKSIATLVTKKVDLPLEYGVVITDNSGRIIKFLEKPSWSEVFSDKVNTGIYVLEPKVLSYYDENENFDFSKHLFPMLLENEEPMFVYTTKGYWCDIGNIEEYHNCNMDLLKGIINLKLNGKKYLQNIWVGKNSIISPKVKINPPVFIGENTKIYGSAEIGPYTILGNNNIIKSNVSIKKSITFDNCYIGDHSQIRGGILGKNVQIKDRTSIFENSVIGNNTIVESKVTINPAVKVWPNKLIDSGSILSSNYKWGEKYSKTIFGKKGVKGIINVDITPEFISKLASSAAQLLNDNKKIVIGCSENVVGEMLKHSLITGLLSMGVEVYDLNTTPNIVIRHAVVFFKADGAINITVDKDNPEKVTILFMNKNGIEIDKDMKRKIENNFNREDFRRVTGDEIKRIKYCDEILKEYVKNIIKRLNVDQIKKNNYNIILSCNNSIIINLIREIGLKIHVNIKIYNKLKHITKLKEEVLKESASMGIYIDDEGENAIIIDELGNVIKEENYKILKSFIMLKTCKFSTLAVPVNESKAMERIAYICGAKFIRTKISEDKVLEAYMNKEKDLSVDEIINEYLFTLDAIGTFIFILNLMAAYKVKISKINSILPKYYNYKKQIYCPWNKKGKVMRNLIEGNDFNVLEIIEGVSINYEEAWALILPDSDEPSCKIYIESKDKSKGKHIRHELDKKIQKILNENNYSEESS
- a CDS encoding ketoacyl-ACP synthase III, translating into MFTNVHMIGVGSYHPKKVVENKHFIEHFKEFNLHHKAEMLMNKLGRKKLTLAKHNENGITMSVSAGKDALKKANLSVEDIDMIISASDTPEYLTPCCALIIRNKLGAKNAKTVFDVNCDCIGMLHAIDIASKYLKTDKNYKRVLVVGSLLISPFAREDDIIVYSTIGDGAAAMILEAREEEEERGFLGSRAFTDDSYNETIRFPACGLSNIPNENINGYERKMCWKPFSVDFLSKNWTKLITNLLKEHALKPEDVEHYFMSQFSKEEVITTMNNLNVKHDRAIFVGDKYGYTGPTSPVMALDDKLKESSFKKGDLCVFCSVAGGYSMSALLYRW
- the gdhA gene encoding NADP-specific glutamate dehydrogenase; the encoded protein is MDANKYVQKVFDELLERNPGQAEFHQAVKEVLHSLVPVMEKHPEYIENGILDRIVEPERQIMFRVPWVDDNGKVRVNRGFRVQFNSAIGPYKGGLRFHPSVNLSIIKFLGFEQIFKNSLTGLPIGGGKGGSDFDPKGKSDMEIMRFCQSFITELYKYIGQDTDVPAGDIGVGGREVGYMYGQYKRIRSMYEAGVLTGKGLTFGGSLARTEATGYGLVYFVNEMLQDKGMSFEGKKVVVSGSGNVATYAIQKVQMLGGTVVACSDSNGYIYDKNGINLDTLKQIKEVERKRVKEYIKYHPEAEYHEGKGIWNISCDIALPCATQNELNEEDAKVLVKNGVIAVGEGANMPSTLEAISVFLENGILFAPAKAANAGGVAVSALEMSQNSMRYSWSFEEVDEKLHNIMKNIYKNAVECAEKYGHKDNLVVGANIAGFIKVAEAMLAQGIV
- a CDS encoding SoxR reducing system RseC family protein, whose product is MTEVGYITSVNGRYASVNFKRKSGCGDNCATCKSACKASAITTDIENTVGGKVGDKVKVEMEQKTFDKMVFLVYIFPLIMMICGIGIGTVIFSSAGYKNHEMLSFLLGIVTLAISYVILHYFNKKNAKKNNYSLKIIEVIEEKPNK
- a CDS encoding ABC transporter ATP-binding protein, coding for MLELKNLSLEVEQNDKKVSILDNINLTLQDNKIYVITGPNGGGKSSLCKMMMGIYKSTSGNIILDGEDITSLDITERAQRKIGYAFQQPPYFKGMTVRGFLNLAGRESKEKVDVHELLADVGLCAKDYIDREINSSLSGGELKRIEIASVLARDLKLAIFDEPEAGIDLWSFQRLVETFTTMHNNRNTTIVIISHQERIINLADEVIVLANGKIQKTTSKEDIISEIKAQAACDYCETCETRR